The Nitratidesulfovibrio sp. DNA segment CGGCGGGTACTGCGAGATCGGGCTGGCGTTCGCCGCCCGCCACGATCACCGGGCGGGGCGCGGCGGGGGCCGCTGCACCGCGTTGCGTGGAAATTTCCAGCTTTGCGGCGGGCTTGGCACTGGGCGTCAAACCTTCACGCAATCCTTCAAGAATGCGGCGGCCCACGGCCGACCAGGACAGGGCCAACACCAGTTGCGCCGAGATCAGGAACAGGAACAGCCACACCAGGGCCGAACCACGCGGGCTGAAATAGCGCGCCGCGAAATTGTGCAGGATGAAGCCGAAGAAGCCGCCCCCGCCCACGTCGCCGATGGCCAGGTTCCAGCCGGCACCCATGGTGGCCACGCAGGCGCCCAGCAGGATAAGCCCCAGCCAGCGCCACCACGGCACGTCGAAGGGAATGACCACGTAGCGCGCGCCAAGACCCATGAACCCGAAAGGCCACAGGAAGGCGGAAAAGCCGAAGAGATCAACCAGGATGCCGCCGATGTACGAACCGAACAGACCGGCGCTGTTGCGCACCTGCGTGGCATTGCTGACCACGTGGTTCAGGCTGGGGTCGCGGGCGTCGAAGGTGGCGAGGCTGAGCAAGAGCAGCAGCCCCCAGAAGATGAGGAAGAGCCCGAAAAGTTCGCGGGCCAGTTTGTTGCCGTCCGTGGCGGCACCCTCCTGATTGTCGCGGAGTGCGTATTGGCGCGGGGCGGCCCGCAAGAAAAAGGGATATGACCGTATCGGCCATATCCCTTACCGTACTCAAGGGTTCCCGTCCACACGGCCCCGCTGCTCCGGACTGGCCACAACGGGCAGGCCTGTACCGGAGGGGCGCCGTGCGCGAAACTTGGCTATTCGCGGCCCAGGTAGTCGCGGGTGCGCGTATCGACCTTCACGCGGTCGCCGATGTTCACGAAGATGGGCACGCCGATGACGATGCCGGTTTCCAGCGTGGCGGGCTTGGTCACGTTGCTCACGGTGTCGCCCTTGGCGCCGGGTTCGGTGTCGGTCACTTCCAGCACCAGGGACACGGGCAGGTCGATGTCCAGCGGCTTGCCGTTGTACAGCAGCACGCGCACCTGCTGGGCTTCCTTGAGAAAACCGGCCTTGCCGTCGGTGGTGTCTTCCGCGATGTGCAGCTGTTCGTAGGTGGTCAGGTCCATGAACACGAGGTCGTCGCCTTCACGGTACAGGTACTGCATTTCGCGGGTTTCCATGTCGGGGCGGCTCACCTTTTCGCCGGAGCGGAAGGTGTTGTCCACCACGCGGTCGTTCAGCAGGTTGCGCAGCTTGGTGCGCACCATGGCCCCGCCCTTGCCGGGCTTGAAATGCTGGAACTCGACGATTTCGAAGGGCGTTCCGTCGATTTCGATCTTGAGCCCCTTCCTGAAATCGGTGGTCGAATACATGAAGCCTCCGGAGTGATGTTCGTGGGGATATGCGGCGCTACACCGGTGTCGCGGTGGACTGCCGGGCATCCAGATGCAGCACCAGCGACTGCACGGCGAGCGCGTAGCTGGTGATGCCGAAGCCCGCCACCACGCCGATGACGTGGCGGCCGATGTAGCTTTTCTGGCGCAGCGGTTCCGCGCGCGCCAGCACATTGCTGAGGTGCACCTCGACGCAGGGCAGGCCGATCCAGGCCAGGCAGTCGGCCAGGGCAAGGCTGGTGTGGGTGTACGCGCCCGCGTTCAGCACCACGCCGTCCACGCCGTCTCGCCGGGCCTGTTCCAGCCGGTCGATGAGCGCGCCTTCGCCGTTGGTCTGGAAGAACTCCAGTTCCACGTCGCCGGTTCCCGCGCCCAGCACCCGAGCGACCAGGCCGGGCACGGCGTCCATGCCCGCGCTGCCGTAGATGTCGGGCTGGCGCACGCCCAGCGCGCCCAGATTGGGACCGTTCAGCACCAGTATGCGGTAGCGGGCCATGCGGCGTCCTTTGTGCGGTTGGCGGCGCGGGGGCCGGTTGCTGCGGAACGGGGACGGGGTCGGACTGGACACCATGCGCCCGCATCGGGTAACAGGATATTTTTTCCCAACGGCGGCCTGTTGTCAACAATGAAGCCGACGCCGGACCCCACGTCCCGGCGGCCGCCCCTCGCGACTCCCGTCATGTCGCCCCTCATGCCACTCCATCGGGCCTACCCACAGCCACACGGCGCCCGGCGCCATCGGATACGATCATGCAACCAGTGCTTGAACTAGAAGCCACCGTCTACACCCTGGAACAGATGCGCGCCTTCGACGCGCCGCAGATAGCCTTTGCCGGGCGCTCCAACGTGGGCAAATCGTCGCTCGTCAACGCCCTGGCCCGCCGCAAGGCCCTGGCCAAGATCAGCGCCACCCCCGGCAAGACCCGCTCCATCAACTATTACCGCGTGAAGCCCGACGGTTTCTACGTGGTGGACCTGCCCGGTTACGGCTACGCCAAATGCAGCAAGGAAGAGCGCCAGAAGTGGGCAGAACTCATCGAGCGCTACCTGAGCACCTGCCCCACCCTGAAGGCCCTGACCGTGCTGCTGGACAGCCGTCTGGACCCGCAGCAACTGGACCTGGACCTGACCGCGTTCGCCCGCAAGAGCGGCATCACCCTGCTGCCGGTGCTGACCAAGGCCGACAAATGCTCGCAGCGCGAACGCGCGGAGCGCCAGCGCCAGTGGCGCGACATTCTGGGGGGCATTGCCCCGCTGGTGGTGTCCGCCAAGACCGGGCTTGGCGTGGACAACCTGTGGGCGTCGTTGCGCAAGGTGGTTGCCGTGGGCGAGGTGCAGGGTTCGGCCCTGCTCGACCCCTTCGGCAGCGCCAAGCGCGACGTGCCGCTGGCAGATGCTGCCGGGCATGGTGCCGGGGCGGACGCCACGTCGCACGATGGACCGGAAGCCGGCTCGGACGACGTACCGGGCGCCGCAGCGAGTGGTCCTGCCCTGCGCCGGGGCACCAAATCCGACGCGAACGGGAAATAGGCCGTCACCAGCCCCCTGCCCTGCCAACCACTTTCCATAACATCGCAACGCCCCGCCATGTCATGCATGCCGGGGCGTTGTTTATTGATGCGGGTCAGCGTTTGGTCGGATCAACCGGCCTTGAAGTGGGGCTTCAGCACCCACCCCAGCCGCGCCAGGGCCACGGCCAGAATCAGCGCGTTGGCGCCCCAAGCGGCCAGCGGGGGAGAGACAATGCCCTTCTGCCCCAGCGTGCCGCCCACGGTGAACATGGTGTAGAACAGAAAGGTGATGATCAGGGAAAGGCCGATGCCCAGATAGATGTTGTCGCGCCATGTCACGATGGCCGCAGCCACCGCCGCCATGACCACCAGCGAGGCGGCGTAGGCCAGCTTCATGTGCCAGGCGGTGCGCACTCCCTCGACGTTGGAGCCGGAAGCCGACAACCGGTCGATGGCGTCACCCAGTTGCCACAGGGGCAGCTGCGAAGGGTCGGCATTGCGCGCAGTGATCAGGAAGGCCTGCACATCCTGCCGCAGGGGCAGGGCCAGGGTGTCGTGGCGGGTGCTGAGGTAGCCCGAGGGATCGAATTCGATGACGTCGCACAATTTCCACTGCCCGGCGCCAGCCGTGAAGGTTGCGGCGCGCACCACCCGCAGGATGGACAGCCCGTCGGCGGACAGTTCGTACGCGGCAAGGCCGCGCCCCGTGCCCTGGGCGGGGACCACCTCGGCCAGGCTGACCACGTAGGCCCCGTCGGTGAACCACACGTTGCGCAGGGTGGCCGTGGCCTCGGTCTTGCCGCGTACGTCCTCGCTCCAGATGCGCGCGGCTTCCACCTCTCCGGAAACGCCCAGCACCTGGGAAAAGCCCAGTTGCATCCCACTCCATACCAGGCCGCACAGCACCAGGATGCGGGCAATGCGGCCCATGGATATGCCGCCAGCCTGAAGGGCGATGAGTTCGCGCCCGCGCGACATGAGGCAGAGCTGGGCCAGGGTGGCCAGCAGGAACACGGCGGGCAGTATCTGCGAGACGATCAGGGGCGTCTTGGCGGCGAAGTACCATGCCGCCACGCTGAAACTCACCCCGGCTTCCAGAAAGTCGTCCAGCCGGTCGAACAGGTCGGAAAGGATGTACAGCCCGGTGCCGATGGCCAGGGTGGGCAGGATCAGCATCAGGTTGTTGCGGAACAGGTAGCGGGCCAGCAGGCTCATGCGGCCCCCTTGCGGCGCCGCCGGGTCAGGCGGCCGTACGAGAACAGGTTGGCCAGGGCCGGGGCGCGCTCGCGCGCGGTCAGCCGCAGGCCCCACAGCCCGGCGGCCAGAAACAACACGTTGGGCGTCCACAGCCCGATTTCCGGCGGGATGGCGCCCGTCTCGCCCGTGGTCAGCCCGAACGAGAGCAGGCTGTAATAGGCCAGGAACATCAGCAGGGCCAGCACCACGCCGACCTGGCGGCGCAGCCCCTCGAAGGCGCAGGCCAGGGGCATGGCGAACAGCCCCAACACCAGGCAGGCAGCCGGAAACACCCAGCGCTTGTGCAACTCCACGATCACCTTGCGCAGGTACTTGTTGTCCGTGTCCTGGGCCAGCACGCGCAACTGTTCCCAGGAAAGCTCCTTGGGCTTGACCTTGCCGAGGTCCAGCCCCTTGAACATCAAGCCCAGGTCGATGCGCACCACGTACTCGCCAAAGCCCAGCACGGAAACCTGCTGCCCTTCGGTCTTGTACAGACGGCCATTTTGCAGGCGGAACAGCAGTTCGCCGCGCGCTTCGTCGGTGGCGATGGCCCCGGTGGGCGCCAGGATGGTCAGGGTGGCGTCCTCGCGCGAGCGGTCTTCGACGATGACCTGCGACAGCCTGCTGTCGGCGGGGTCCACCTGGCGGGCAAACAGGGTCAGCCCCGGAATGTCCTTGTTGAACACGCCGGGCTGCACCACCACGCGGGCGCGGCTGTTGGCGATGTCCATGACCGTGGCGCGAAAGTTGGCCATGCCCCAGGCCAGCCCCTGCAACGAAATGCCCAGGGTCAGCAGGGTGCACAGCACGCAGAACAGCACCGGCGCGGCCAGCATCTGGTACAGGCTGACGCCGCCCGCCTTGAGGGCGATGAGTTCGCGGTCGGTGCTCATGCGCAGAAAGGTCAGGAACACGCTGAGCATGCACGCCACCGGCACCACCAGCAGCATGAAGAACGGGGTCAGGTAGACGAACAGCAGCACCGCGTCGGCAAGGCCGAGGTCCAGCCCCAGAAAGAGTTCGCGCAGTTGCAGGCCCCGGCCGATGAGGACCAGGGTGAGCAGCGAACCCAGACAGAGCAGGAACAGGTGCAGCAGTTCGCCGAACAGCTGCCGCTGCAACAGGGTATTGAGACGAAGGGGCAGAGGGCTATTCCTGTGGTTGGTCGGTGTGGCAGTTGCGGAACAGGTCGAGCAGCATCTCGGTTTCCATGGGGCCGAGGTTGAACCGCGCGCCCGCCTCGTCCACGAGGTCGGCCAGCAGTTGGCTGGCCTGTTCGGACCGGATGGCCTTTTCCGATAGTTCGGCCCGGCGCTCCGCCACCCAGGCGGCGGCGCGCTTCACCAGTTCGCTGTGCGGAATAACGGTGGTCATGGTGCCCCCCTGGCGGGTTAGCGAAGCGGCATGTGTGCGGGCGATGACCAAAGGCGGTCAGTCGCTGGCCCGAAGGCTTGCGGCCGTTCACGCGGCGTGGAATCTACATCAACCACGGCGGGGTTGCAACTCGACGGCCCATGCGGTATCCCCGCGCAATCCGGCGTGTCGGCACGCATTCTCTCGCATTCTTCCGTATCTGGCCGCGTCCCCGCGTCCCATCGTATATCCCGCGTCCTTCCGTATCCGGCCCGCACGCGGAGCCCTGCCCGTCCACCCCCAGCCGCGCGGCCCCCAGGCCGAAAATCACCCATGCACGACATCCTCTCCGCCGTCCTGCTCGGCATCGTCGAAGGGCTGACCGAATTTCTGCCGGTGTCCTCCACCGGCCACCTGATCATCGTGGGCGACCTGCTCGGTCTCAACGGACCCAAGGTGGCTACCTTCGAGGTGGCCATCCAGCTCGGGGCCATCCTGGCCGTGGTCGTGCTGTACTGGGACCGTTTCTGGGGCCTGCTGCGCCCCAGGCCGTACGTGCGCTTCGCCGGGTTGCGCGGCATCGTGCTGCTGGGCATCACCTCGCTGCCCGCCAGCCTGCTGGGGCTTGTCACGCACCACTACATCAAGGAACACCTGTTCAGCCCGGCCACCGTGGCCCTGGCCCTGGCCGTGGGTGCCGTGGCCATGCTGCTGGTGGAGCGGCGCAAGCACCGCCCCGCCTACATGGACCTGGACGACATGACTCCGGCGCTGGCGCTGGGCATCGGGCTGTTCCAGTGCCTGGCCCTGTGGCCGGGCTTTTCGCGTTCTGCCGCCACCATCATGGGCGGCATGCTGCTGGGCGCGCGGCGTGGCCTGGCCGCCGAGTATTCGTTTATCGCAGCGGTGCCCATCATGTTCGCCGCCACCGGCTACGATCTGCTGAAAAACCATGCCCTGTTTACCAGCGCCGACCTGCCCTTCTTTGCCACCGGGTTCGTGGTGTCGTTCCTTGCCGCGTGGGTGGCCGTGAAGGTGTTCATCGGCCTCATGGGCCGGGTAACCCTGGTGCCCTTCGCCTGGTACCGGCTGGCCGTGGCCCCGCTGGTGTTCTGGTTCATGGCCAACTGATGCAAGCGAATGCGGGCGCAATGCCGCGTCTGGCGCGGACTGCGGGGCCTTTTTTCGAAAGTGCCCAAAAAACGCTTGCCAAGGCACCCTGTGTCCGGTAGAGAAACCATCCGTCGCAACGGGAACAACCCCTGTGCGGCATTGGACTTGGCAAGGTAGCTCAGTTGGTTAGAGCATGCGGTTCATACCCGCAGTGTCGGGGGTTCAAATCCCTCCCTTGCTACCAAGAACACGAAAGGCCCTGTGAACGCAGGGCCTTTTTCTTTTACAGTTCGTCCAGGCCCATCACCGTGCCCGTTCCGTTTTCGGCGTGCCGCGTGCGGGCCATGATGACGCGCCGCGTGCGCCGTGCTAGTCTGCCCGCATCGGCAACCGCGCATCCTACGCCAAGAGACACCATGCAGCCCGCGCCCTCTCCCGCTTCCCGCAGCAACACGCCCGCCAGACACCGTATGGGGCGCCTGGCGGATCGTCTGAAGGACGTTCTGGCCACGTCGGAATGCCGCTCGTGCGCGTCCGCTCGCGAATTTCTGCGCTACGTGGGGCCGGGGCTGCTGGTTACCGTGGGGTTCATTGATCCAGGCAACTGGGCTTCCAACGTCAGTGCCGGTGCACAGTTCGGCTACTCGCTGTTGTGGATGGTCACGCTGTCCACGGTCATGCTCATCCTGCTCCAGCACAACGCCGCACATCTGGGGATAGCCACCGGGCTGTGCCTGTCGGAAGCGGCAACCACCCACCTGTCGCGTCCCGTTTCCGTCCTCGTGCTGGGTTCTGCCGTGGCGGCATCCGTGGCCACGGCGCTGGCGGAACTGCTGGGGGCGGCCATCGCCCTGCGCATGCTGTTCGGGCTGCCTCTGGGGGTGGGCACTGTGCTGACCATGGGGGTTGTGTGCGTGCTGCTGCTGACCAATTCCTACACACGCATCGAACGCTGGATCGTGGGGTTCGTCTCGCTGATCGGCGTTTCGTTCCTGTACGAGTTGACCCTGGTGCCCGTTGACTGGCGCGCCGCAGCGCACGGCTGGGTTACGCCCGCCATCCCCCCCGGTTCACTGGTGGTGGTCATGAGCGTGTTGGGTGCGGTGGTCATGCCGCACAACCTGTTTCTGCATTCCGAGGTCATTCAGAGCCGCCAGTGGAACCTCGAGGATGCCGTGGTCATAAAGCGGCAACTGCGCTACGAGTATCTGGATACCCTGTTCTCCATGCTGGTGGGCTTTGCCATCAACAGCGGGATGATCCTGCTGGCGGCGGCCGCATTCTTCAGCCGGGGGCTTCAGGTGGACGAACTGGAGCAGGCCTGCGCCCTGCTCTCCCCGCTGCTGGGTGGGGCGGCTTCCACGGTGTTCGCGCTGGCGCTGCTGTTCGCGGGGCTTTCGTCCAGCGTCACGGCGGGCATGGCCGGGGGCAGCATCTATGCTGGCATGTTCGGCGAACCGTACGCCATCAAGGACAAGCACACCCGGTGGGGCGTGGGAATCACCCTGGGGGCGGCAGCCCTGGCCATCACTGCCATCGACGACCCGCTGAAGGGTCTGGTGTACTCGCAGGTGGCCCTTTCCATGCAGCTTCCCTTCACGGTGGGGCTGCAACTTTACCTTACGTCCAGCCGTCGGGTTATGGGCCAGTACGCCAACCCGCCGTCCACGCGGGCCATGCTGGGCTGCATCGCGCTCATTGTCATGGCGCTCAACGCCCTCTTGCTGCGTGAACTGTTTTTCGGTTAGACCTACGCGTCGCCACGGC contains these protein-coding regions:
- the efp gene encoding elongation factor P, producing the protein MYSTTDFRKGLKIEIDGTPFEIVEFQHFKPGKGGAMVRTKLRNLLNDRVVDNTFRSGEKVSRPDMETREMQYLYREGDDLVFMDLTTYEQLHIAEDTTDGKAGFLKEAQQVRVLLYNGKPLDIDLPVSLVLEVTDTEPGAKGDTVSNVTKPATLETGIVIGVPIFVNIGDRVKVDTRTRDYLGRE
- a CDS encoding LptF/LptG family permease gives rise to the protein MQRQLFGELLHLFLLCLGSLLTLVLIGRGLQLRELFLGLDLGLADAVLLFVYLTPFFMLLVVPVACMLSVFLTFLRMSTDRELIALKAGGVSLYQMLAAPVLFCVLCTLLTLGISLQGLAWGMANFRATVMDIANSRARVVVQPGVFNKDIPGLTLFARQVDPADSRLSQVIVEDRSREDATLTILAPTGAIATDEARGELLFRLQNGRLYKTEGQQVSVLGFGEYVVRIDLGLMFKGLDLGKVKPKELSWEQLRVLAQDTDNKYLRKVIVELHKRWVFPAACLVLGLFAMPLACAFEGLRRQVGVVLALLMFLAYYSLLSFGLTTGETGAIPPEIGLWTPNVLFLAAGLWGLRLTARERAPALANLFSYGRLTRRRRKGAA
- the yihA gene encoding ribosome biogenesis GTP-binding protein YihA/YsxC; its protein translation is MQPVLELEATVYTLEQMRAFDAPQIAFAGRSNVGKSSLVNALARRKALAKISATPGKTRSINYYRVKPDGFYVVDLPGYGYAKCSKEERQKWAELIERYLSTCPTLKALTVLLDSRLDPQQLDLDLTAFARKSGITLLPVLTKADKCSQRERAERQRQWRDILGGIAPLVVSAKTGLGVDNLWASLRKVVAVGEVQGSALLDPFGSAKRDVPLADAAGHGAGADATSHDGPEAGSDDVPGAAASGPALRRGTKSDANGK
- a CDS encoding type II 3-dehydroquinate dehydratase; the encoded protein is MARYRILVLNGPNLGALGVRQPDIYGSAGMDAVPGLVARVLGAGTGDVELEFFQTNGEGALIDRLEQARRDGVDGVVLNAGAYTHTSLALADCLAWIGLPCVEVHLSNVLARAEPLRQKSYIGRHVIGVVAGFGITSYALAVQSLVLHLDARQSTATPV
- a CDS encoding LptF/LptG family permease; the protein is MSLLARYLFRNNLMLILPTLAIGTGLYILSDLFDRLDDFLEAGVSFSVAAWYFAAKTPLIVSQILPAVFLLATLAQLCLMSRGRELIALQAGGISMGRIARILVLCGLVWSGMQLGFSQVLGVSGEVEAARIWSEDVRGKTEATATLRNVWFTDGAYVVSLAEVVPAQGTGRGLAAYELSADGLSILRVVRAATFTAGAGQWKLCDVIEFDPSGYLSTRHDTLALPLRQDVQAFLITARNADPSQLPLWQLGDAIDRLSASGSNVEGVRTAWHMKLAYAASLVVMAAVAAAIVTWRDNIYLGIGLSLIITFLFYTMFTVGGTLGQKGIVSPPLAAWGANALILAVALARLGWVLKPHFKAG
- a CDS encoding undecaprenyl-diphosphate phosphatase; the encoded protein is MHDILSAVLLGIVEGLTEFLPVSSTGHLIIVGDLLGLNGPKVATFEVAIQLGAILAVVVLYWDRFWGLLRPRPYVRFAGLRGIVLLGITSLPASLLGLVTHHYIKEHLFSPATVALALAVGAVAMLLVERRKHRPAYMDLDDMTPALALGIGLFQCLALWPGFSRSAATIMGGMLLGARRGLAAEYSFIAAVPIMFAATGYDLLKNHALFTSADLPFFATGFVVSFLAAWVAVKVFIGLMGRVTLVPFAWYRLAVAPLVFWFMAN
- a CDS encoding Nramp family divalent metal transporter; this encodes MQPAPSPASRSNTPARHRMGRLADRLKDVLATSECRSCASAREFLRYVGPGLLVTVGFIDPGNWASNVSAGAQFGYSLLWMVTLSTVMLILLQHNAAHLGIATGLCLSEAATTHLSRPVSVLVLGSAVAASVATALAELLGAAIALRMLFGLPLGVGTVLTMGVVCVLLLTNSYTRIERWIVGFVSLIGVSFLYELTLVPVDWRAAAHGWVTPAIPPGSLVVVMSVLGAVVMPHNLFLHSEVIQSRQWNLEDAVVIKRQLRYEYLDTLFSMLVGFAINSGMILLAAAAFFSRGLQVDELEQACALLSPLLGGAASTVFALALLFAGLSSSVTAGMAGGSIYAGMFGEPYAIKDKHTRWGVGITLGAAALAITAIDDPLKGLVYSQVALSMQLPFTVGLQLYLTSSRRVMGQYANPPSTRAMLGCIALIVMALNALLLRELFFG